A genomic window from Yarrowia lipolytica chromosome 1D, complete sequence includes:
- a CDS encoding uncharacterized protein (Compare to YALI0D22550g, similar to uniprot|Q6C6H3 Yarrowia lipolytica YALI0E09559g) has translation MTFRWLLWPTDMPTLDSTVQSPSSRYKTETPVAYENEPTRLDTLDMLLNLPAEQLSTVFSFCDPRSLVALSLVSPYLRAAVQSNAMLYKAAFEEVFFAQTKERSAEYKPTIEQQLTFVASLGDKVDVEAAIEELRAENDLESILPPFSDHYEVHSNALLAPETQLDNSLCNFTNPATLDGDTITWLVTEENWITVYALSLRDGILRVKGRRSLDQKTEAGGTAVNNTERQVQMVRSLLGVQSMTSDTEIYQEELWLKKVNATVLNDAEACDSGSRHAISWIMLPIGYSLPPIGVQRLQIQVNSRYSYCRLDSETHSAWFLLDWERAKSFLLFQTKLMSDQIALHVCQYTGCVFFTSRSSLRVVKLFPRVSNRQVAWYHVAQTNNLPKSYLSDKYGVVVKEGSERTYLKHKGSILLVGRHEGKTQCWKYSRPFLTKLDQFVRRHFVSWKNQCEDCQEWKRWKRDLSGYFYPIKKRRRD, from the coding sequence ATGACCTTTCGGTGGTTATTATGGCCGACCGACATGCCGACTCTTGACTCTACTGTGCAGTCGCCATCTTCAAGATATAAGACTGAAACGCCCGTAGCCTATGAGAATGAACCAACAAGACTAGATACCTTGGACATGCTCCTCAACCTGCCAGCTGAACAACTTTCcaccgtcttctccttctgcGACCCCAGGTCTCTGGTAGCGTTGAGTCTTGTATCTCCGTACCTGAGAGCAGCAGTCCAGTCGAATGCCATGCTTTACAAGGCAGCGTTTGAGGAGGTCTTCTTTGCCCAGACGAAAGAAAGGTCTGCAGAGTACAAACCCACAATTGAGCAACAACTGACTTTCGTTGCTTCTCTGGGAGACAAGGTCGATGTCGAAGCTGCGATAGAAGAGTTGAGGGCGGAAAATGATTTAGAGTCGATTCTTCCGCCCTTCAGCGATCATTACGAGGTTCATAGCAACGCTTTGCTTGCGCCAGAGACCCAATTAGACAACTCCCTGTGCAATTTCACCAACCCAGCGACGCTTGACGGCGATACCATCACCTGGCTAGTGACGGAGGAGAATTGGATAACGGTCTATGCCTTGAGTTTGAGAGATGGGATTTTGAGAGTCAAGggaaggagaagcctgGATCAGAAGACCGAAGCTGGTGGAACTGCAGTCAACAACACGGAACGGCAGGTTCAAATGGTGAGGTCGCTGTTGGGTGTTCAGTCTATGACAAGTGATACGGAGATTTATCAGGAGGAATTGTGGTTGAAAAAAGTGAACGCAACAGTTTTAAATGATGCGGAGGCTTGTGATTCTGGATCGAGACACGCCATCTCGTGGATCATGTTGCCAATTGGATATTCTCTCCCTCCTATTGGTGTTCAACGACTTCAGATCCAAGTCAATTCCCGCTACAGCTATTGTAGATTGGATTCGGAAACACATTCAGCGTGGTTTCTCCTTGATTGGGAACGGGCCAAATCGTTTCTACTGTTCCAGACAAAGCTCATGAGTGACCAGATAGCTCTTCATGTCTGTCAGTACACTGGATGTGTGTTTTTCACCTCCAGATCGAGTCTGAGAGTTGTGAAGCTGTTTCCACGAGTTTCGAATCGTCAAGTCGCGTGGTACCATGTTGCCCAGACAAATAACTTACCCAAGTCGTATCTATCAGACAAGTATGGAGTTGTGGTGAAGGAGGGAAGCGAAAGGACTTATCTAAAGCACAAGGGGAGCATTCTACTGGTTGGTAGACACGAGGGAAAGACTCAATGTTGGAAATATAGTCGTCCCTTCCTCACCAAGCTCGACCAGTTCGTCAGGAGACATTTCGTGTCGTGGAAGAACCAGTGTGAGGACTGTCAGGAGTGGAAGCGGTGGAAGAGAGACTTGAGCGGCTATTTCTATCCGAtaaagaagaggaggagagatTGA